A single region of the Raphanus sativus cultivar WK10039 chromosome 1, ASM80110v3, whole genome shotgun sequence genome encodes:
- the LOC108809832 gene encoding uncharacterized protein LOC108809832, with amino-acid sequence MSSRSKAWLVAATIGAVEASKDQLGLCRWNYMIRSVNQRIRNNVRSAAQANRFSSSSVTTVAAGKDGDKAKQAEESLRTVMYLSCWGPN; translated from the coding sequence atgAGTTCAAGGAGCAAAGCGTGGTTAGTGGCAGCAACCATCGGAGCCGTGGAGGCCTCCAAAGACCAATTGGGACTATGCAGGTGGAATTACATGATCCGATCTGTCAATCAACGCATCCGAAACAACGTGAGATCCGCTGCTCAGGCGAACAGGTTCTCTTCTTCGTCCGTCACCACCGTTGCCGCCGGTAAGGATGGTGACAAGGCAAAGCAAGCTGAGGAGTCTCTCAGGACGGTCATGTACTTGAGCTGTTGGGGTCCTAATTAA